The following DNA comes from Nitrospinota bacterium.
CCACGAGCGCTAACAACTGTGACAAGATAATACCCCCTGACCGGAAAAGCAAGGTATGACCGAGATTTTTTTATTATTTTTTGGGAGGCGGGATCCATCGCCCATCCGGCTTTCCGGCAGGATGGCGGCATGGTGTGATCAGGAATTAAAAGGCCACGCTGGAGCGCGGCGATCCCTGCGGCGGAATTTCAGCGCAGTATGGCGGGGAGCGCCAGGTTCCCCTCGCGCGCCTTGCGGCCCACGGCTATCTTGCATCCCATGATGGTCACAAGCCCGTACTTCTCGTTTAGCTTGGTCATCAGCCGTTCAACGTGCCCGATATTCACGTTATTTGTCTTCACGGCGCCCGACTGATCCACGTCCAGCCCGGCATCGGCGAGGACTTCCATGAGTTTCTGCTTGCCGATGATGCCCATCTCGCGCTGGATGATAAGCTCGACGATCTGGCTGTACGTGACCATTTGGTTAAATTACTCCGTTTGCGAATAGATGTAGTCGCCGCAATCCAGGTTTTTCAACGCGTCGATATACTTGCGCACGTCCTTGTTTATTATCGAACCGTGCTGGGAGGCGATCATGCTGATGTCCAGCTTGTCCAGCTTGTTCATGCCGCTGCGCAGTATCTGGTTGCTGGGCATGTAGTTCTCGTGGAACGCCTTCATCGCTTCCATATAGTAATCGTTGGCGTACAGGCTCCAGTCAAAAGAGAATCCGCCGAACAGGTCTCCGGAGAACAATATTTTGCTCTTCGTGTCATACGTCATGTACGCCCCGGGGAAGTGCAGGTACGGGGTGAAGATGAACTTCAATTCCCTGCCAGACCGGAGGGTCAATTTCCAGTCGTTCTGGTCCACATGGAAAAAATCGGACCGGACGCCGTAATGGGCGATAAGCACCGTGGCCCTGGAATGGGCGACAACCTGGCACTCACCGCCAGTCCCGAAAATAAGCTCCTCAAACCGCGGGATGGCCGCGCAAAGGTCCGGATCCTGGTGGGTGACGATTATGTGGCTTATCTGCTTGAACTCCACAAGCCGGCACACCTTTGAGAGCACCACTGGAAAATGCGGCACGGAACCGGGATCGAACAGGATCGCCTGGTCTCCATCTATCAAAAGGTAAGGGTTGCAGTGGAAACCGGCGGCTTTGTCGTTAAAGCCGACCCAGTAAATGCCGTCGGCTATTTCCACCGGCTTTGAAGTGTCCATCTCTTCGGTCATTTCAATCTCCAAATCACAGGGATTTACAAAAAAACGATCCCCACAAAATCACTTAAGAACGATTCTTACCCATCCCTTACAAACCAATTATCAATCAGTTCAGGGATCGCTCAATTCCCAATCACTAACTTTATAATTAGAACCGGAAATCATGTTCGAATCAAGCGAAATTTAAAGTAAACAATAATCATCAATTGCCGGGACCCAATTTAACGCCCCTATCCCCCCGCGTTGTACTTCGAGCTTATCTCCTCCGGATCAAGCCCGAGGGCCTTGGCGTAAGCCTTTAAAAAACCCTTGAGGAACACCGGGGCGGGAAAGCTTTTGAAATTTTCGCTTTCTATGGCCTCCAGATATGCTTTCTTCACCTTGGTCATTGCCGATATCTCGTCCAGCGACGCCCCTCTGGCCAGCCGGATATTGCGAAGGTGGGAGCCTGATATGGCGCCGGAGGTGAAGGCCGGATTGACCGTGGGCTCCTTGCGCCTTGAAACTGCGCCGTTGCCTCCTTCCACTCTTGCAGGCTGATGCTCGGCATGGCTCCCATCCGGACCGGAGGCGGCTTTCGGGCCGATTCGGCCATGATCCCCGGATTCGCGCATCGTGGCGTCATATTCAGCCCGCCGGGCGGCGTCGGTCAGCGTGTCATACGCCTCCTGTATCCGCCGCGCGATCCATTCCCTCTCAACCTCGGAGATGGCGCCGCAGCACGCCCTGGAGTTCTCCGCATACACCGACGTCAGGTGCATGTACGCCCGCTCAACCTCGTCCTGCCTGGCGGAATACGGCAGGTTAAGCAGGGCGTAGTGGTCCAGTGTCCTTACGTCGGCCGGTTTCATGCGTTGATAAGGTTGAGCTGCTGGACCTTCGCCCGCATCTTTTCGGATACGCGGCCCAGTATGTCCTTGAGGACGAGGTTGAAACAGGCGGTGGTCTCGCTCTTCTCGTATTCGCGGATAAAAGGCCTCCCGCGCCTTGCGGACAAGGTGGCCCTGTCGTCGTATGGGATGTGCCCGGAGTAGGACATCTCCAGCCCGTAGAATTTCTTCACTATCTCGCAAATGGAATGGCCGATGTACCTGTCATGATGGTCCCTCGCCATGTTCACCACAAGGTAAAGGTCCATGCCGTAAAGGTTTCTCTCCATGCGCATGGCCTGCGCCGGATCCATCTTGGCGATCTTCTCGAGCGCCCCTTCCACGGCCGCCACAAGGTTGCCCTCCTTGCGGCTTTCCAGGTATTCGTCCACGATCTGCTCGAAAAGCGGCCTGTCCGCCGACGCTTTGAGCCTGCGGTACACAGCCGCCCGGATGAAACGGTAGGCAAGCTCTATGGCGGCAGGCTCCGGGGTGATGACGATCACCCCCGCGTCCGACTCCAAAAACAGGTCCACCCCGTTGAAGTTGACCCCGGGCCCGATGTCCACAAGAAGATGGTCGCACTTCAAGGTCTTCATGCGCTTGATGATCTTTGATTTTAGCGCATAACTTATGTTGGCCGCCGTCAGGAAGTCCGCCGCCGCCGGAAGAAGGCTAAGATGCTTTACCGGCGACGGGACCAGCAGGTCCGCAAGGTCGGCCACGTCCCCCCGGGTGAAATCCGAAAGTGTCTTTGTGGGGGGCTTGATACCAAGGGCCGAATGGGCGTTTGCAGAACCAAAGCCGCCATCGAAGAGGACAACCTCGCTCCCCTCTTTGGCCAGCGAGATGGCCAGGTTTGCGGCGATGAACGTCTTGCCGCACCCCCCTTTGCCCCCGCCGAAAGTCCAGATTATTTTTTCCAGCCCGGCTTCGATGTCCGACAAGATGAGTTTTTCTCCATGGCGGGCGATCCCCGCCCATGCCCCGAATTTGAATGGTGAGGCGCCACTTGCGTCCACACCCCATCCAAGTTTAATACATCCTATATTATCAAACGAGTCGAAGCAAATGTATAATTTACAGTGATACGAATATGGACAAATCAACCTTCTCTCTTTTCCCGGGTGATTTACGGCAACCGATTTGCCCGAATTGGTCTCATCCGATGACCGTTGCGCGCGTCTTTATCATTTTCAATCCGCGCATATTGTATTACCATTAAACGCTCTCAAGCGAAATGGGCGCATGGGACACTCTTCTACCTGACATTTGTGAAATCCAGGCAATCGATAACCACAAGATGGGCAATTTCCCGCCGCTGACACCAGGGACCAAGGCCATTATTGCCGCGCTCCTGGCTCTTGCGCTGTATTGGACACACTTCATCTTTTTCAGAACCGTGGACTTCCATGCGGCAAACTCCATGTCCGGCGATTTCTGGAGCGATAAAAATAGCTTTACCGCCAGCTTGAAGGATGAATTCATCCCCCAACAACTTCCCGGCCCGATGGACATTTGGGCAGGCGGTGAAGAAAAAGAGCTATTGGTGGAGGCGCCTTGTTTCTGGCGAGGCGCTGTGGTGAATATACATTTTTACGACACGCACGAGGCCTTTCCGCCCACGCTGTCCATTTCGGCGGATGGAGCGCCTCTCGGCAGGTTCCAGTTGGAAAAAGGCAAAGGGCTTTCCGCCGGGAAATGGTTTACGGAAGGGAAACGTTCAAAGGTTGAAGTCCCGCCATTCGCCTGCGGCTGGCCGGCCGCCAATGTAATACTTTCCATCCGCAACGTTGGCGGATCATGGGGGGCGATGGAAAAAATATCAATTCACCCGGTTGCCGGAATACTGGAATACTCCCTCCTCGCCGCTGGGTGGATTCTGGCGGCCTTAATTTCCATTTACGTTTTCAGGAGCCGAGCCGAAAAAATAAGCGCTCCCGAAGGACCGGCGATTATTTCCGGCACGTCCTTGTGGCTTGCCGCCATCGCGGTTGGTGGTGGCGGCGTCTTGTCTCTGCTTGCGCTTTATCTGGCGCATGACCCCGATCTTGGAAACTCTTTCTCCATCCCGTTTTTCCTTTGGAGAGTTCCGCTGACGCTTTTCGAAGCTTACGCAAAATACAAACTCGAGACGCTGGCCTTTTTATTCGCCGCAAACCTTCTCCTTTGGCGGTGGGGGGCGCGGCGGATGGATATACACCACAAGTTTGCGATCGCATCCCTGCTAATGGCTTCGCTGGCCGTGTTGATGGCGTGGAACCTGCGCGGAGCATGGGGGGCGGTGGACAGGCAGGTGGACTCCAGCTCCTACATCAACGCTCAACCCGCCAGGACATATCTGTACCCGGCGTTTATCCACGCCTTCACAGGAGGTAATATCGCTGGCGGAGCGGAAAAAGAAAGGGGGGCGCTTGTGAATGTGGCCAGGGGGCAAAAGCTTGTGGCGGCCGCCGCGTTCCTGTTTTTCATCGTCTGCCTGACGCTTTACGCACCCCCGGCGCTTACGGCTCCGCTGGGACTATATCTGTGGCTTGGCGGATATGTCACGCCATTGAGCTCTATATTGACGGAGCCTTTGGCGCAGGCGTGGATATTCCTTCTGGCCGGGGTGTTCGCCCTCTTTGCAAGATACGGCGTGGCTCCACTTATTCCGCTGGCGGGGCTATTGTGCGGCATCGGCTATCTGATCAGGCCGGCGGAGATATTCATGATCGTTCTTCCGGCCGTGATGATTTTTATGTTGTGGCGGCGCAAGGGGATCAAAGGAACGTGGTCAAGCGCCTCCATCGCCATTGCATTATTCGCCGCCGCCGTTCTTTCCCAGATAATTTGTACGTTCACAACATACGGAGTCCTCACCCCTTCACCGATGTACAACCAGCAGCGGATGGCGTTCGCGCTGCAGGTGGCGGAACCTTCGGACATTGGCCTGATGCCGGACGAATTGAGCGGATTGTTTTTCAAACGCTCCCTGGAAAGAAAGCATGTTGAGGACAAAAGCTTCCGGGGAAGCCGGGACCCGAAGAAAGTTGCGGCGTTCGAATATCTGGACACCAACGTTTATCAGGTGGCCTATCCTGTGGCGCGTGAAATATTGAAAGGTCATGGGCTGGAACCTGGCGCCGCAAACTTTAACGAACTGTTCGGCAAAGTGAGCGGGCCAATCCTGGCCCGGCATTGGGACAAGCGCGGGGCGATATTCATCGAATCGCTCAACTGGGCGTTGTATGAAGAGACTTTCAACCTTGCCCGGAAAGGGGCCTTGAACTGGTTTATCGGGCTTTTCATGATCGCCCTCATCCTCGCCTGCAGGGAGCATGCGGCCATTTCGCTTGGATTGATGCTGGCCCACGCCGCGAATATCATCGTGATTTGCATGTACAACTTCCCCATGCCAAGATATTACGAACTGACCGAGTTCGCGTTTCCCGCGTCGCTTGTCCTGATGGCGTATTCGATCCTGCGCAAGGCGGAGGAGAAGGTGTTCCGGCTGGCCACTGATAGCGCGTCAATTTGATTTAAGTTGTCATGTTGAGCGAAGCGAAACATCCCCCTCAGCTTGCTGTTTCGATGATACTCAAAGGAGATTCTTCGGCTTCGCCTACAGAATGACAAACTGAAGCGCCACCGGCGCCTTAAATTGATTGATAGGCCGTGCGCCGGGGAATATACTTGAATTTGTTTAAAGAGCTGTCCGGCCCCGCGTCAAAAGCGCAATGGGCCATTTTGCAAATTGGAGGTATATGAAATTCATCGTTTCGGCCTGTGATCTGGCCAAAGTCAAAACAGAAGGTCTTGTGGTCCCGATGTTCGAGGGGGAAAAGATAGCAGGAGATATCAAGACGCTGGACGGGGCGCTTGGGGGCTTTATCGCCCGGTCGGCCAAGAACGGCGTGTTCGAGGGGAAATATGGCCAGTCGCTTTCCACCGACTCTTTGGGAAACGCGCCAGCCGGCAAAATAACGCTTGCCGGCATGGGCAAACGGGAGGAACTTACGCTTGAAAGGGTGCGCCAGGCGGCCGGAGGATCCGCTAGGACGATGCGCAACGCCGGGATCCGGAATTTTGCGACCGGCCTTGCCATGATACGCCCCGGCGGGGTGGACGAACAGTCCGTGGCGCAGGCGGTGGCCGAGGGGACGACGCTGGCTTTGTATTCTTTCGAGAATTTCAAATCGGAAAAGTCCAAAAAGAAAATCGAAAACATCCTTGCCGCCGCGCGCTCGAAAAGCGACGAGCCAAGGCTTCAAAAAGGGGTGGACAAAGGGGTGATCCTGGCCGAGGCGGCATGCATGGCGCGCGACCTTATCAACCTTCCGGGCAACGTGGTCACCCCCACATATCTTGCGGAGAAGGCGCGGGAGACCGCGAACAAGTACCGGCTCAAATGCACGGTGTTCGGCCCGAAGGAGATCGAGAAGCGCAAGATGGGGGGCCTTATGGCCGTGGCGAAGGGAAGCCGTCAGCCCGCCCGTTTCATCATCCTTGAATATATGAAGGGGCCGAAGAATCAAAAGCCGGTGGCTCTCGTGGGCAAGGGGCTAACGTTCGACACCGGCGGAATATCCATAAAGCCGTCGGAGCGTATGGAGGAGATGAAGGCGGACATGTCCGGCGGGGCGGCGGTGATCGGGGCCATCCGCGCGGCGGCGGCCTTGAAGCTCAAGGCGAACATCGTGGGGCTTATCCCCTCCACGGAGAACATGCCCGGCGGCTCCGCCACAAAACCGGGAGACGTGGCCACATCCCTTTCCGGCGTGACCATGGAGATAATCAACACCGACGCGGAAGGAAGACTCATCCTCTCCGACGCGCTGGCCTATTCAAAAAAGTTCGATCCGGACTGCGTGGTGGACATCGCCACCCTCACCGGGGCCTGCATGGTGGCGCTGGGCTACTACGCATCCGGCCTGTTCGGCAACGACGACCAGCTCATCGAGCAGATCCGCGAGGCGGGCGAGGCCACCGGGGAGCGCTGCTGGCCCATGCCGCTGTGGCCGGAGTATGAAGAACAGATAAAAAGCGAAGTGGCGGACATAAAGAACGTGGGGCCGCGCTGGGGGGGCGCCATCACTGCGGCGGCCTTTCTAAAAAAACACGTCTCCGGCAAATGGGCGCATCTGGACATCGCCGGGACCGCGTACAACACCGAAAAGGGCCGCCCGTACCTTTCATACGGCGGCGTCGGGATCGGAGTGCGCCAGATGATAAGCTTCATCGAAAAGAGGCTCGGCCTTTAAGTTGCACGAGATGTCCATCGCCATGAACGTGGCGCGGATAGTGGAGAACGAGGCGCGGGAGAAAAACGCCGCCCGGGTGACGAGCGTCACCGTGGACCTGGGCGAACTTTCGGGCGTGGCCGCCGAAGCGCTGGAGTTTTGTTACGAGGCCGCTGTCAAAGGGACACTGGCGGAAGGGAGCAGGCTTATTATAAACAGGATCGCCCCGCAGGCGGTATGCTCCGGGTGCCAGGAGAAGTTTTCGCCGCAGGCGGCGTTCTTCGAATGCCCCAGGTGCGGCGAGTTTGGCGCGAAGCTTGCCGCAGGCGAGGAGCTTTGTGTGCGTGAAATGGAAATCGGATAATGACGCAGGTAGTGCAGGTCAAAAAGGACGTCCTTTCGAAAAACGCGCGGATCGCGGAGGAGAACCGCCGCATATTCGCATCGAGGGGCCTTTCGGTGATAAATTTCGTAAGCTCCCCCGGCGCCGGGAAAACAACCCTGCTCCAGCGGACCATAAACGATTTGAAAGCCAAGACCGGCTTTGCCGTGATCGAAGGGGACCAGGAGACGGACAACGATGCGAAAAAAATCGCTCAGACCGGGGTCCCCGTGGTGCAGGTGAACACCTTGTCCGCCTGCCATCTGGACGCGGAGATGACCCGCAGGGGCTTTGATTCGCTTAAGCTGGACGGCGCGGCAATGCTGCTCATCGAAAACGTGGGCAACCTCGTCTGCCCCGCCTCCTACGACCTTGGGGAGAAGATGAAGGTGGTGGTGATGTCCGTAACGGAAGGCGAGGACAAGCCGTTAAAATACCCGAAGATGTTCCGCGTCTCCTCCGCGCTGGTGATGACCAAGGCGGACCTTCTGCCGCATGTTGATTACGACCTGGCCATGGCCGTGGATTACGCGAAAAAGGTGAATCCGTCCCTTGCGGTGTTCACCGTGTCCGCCAAAACAGGCGAGGGGCTGGGGGCGTGGTACGATTTCCTGCTGTCGCAGCGCCATGAGCCATGATCCGGCCCTGGTACGAAATGTCATAACCGTAACAGGCGTCGTCCAGGGGGTGGGCTTCCGCCCTTTCATTTTCAACCTCGCCGCAAGGCTCGGCGTTTGCGGCCACGTGCAAAACACATCGCGCGGGGTGGAAATCGAGGCGGAAGGGAATTCCGGCGCTGTTGAATCTTTCGAGCGGGCCATAACGGAAAACGCTCCGCCGCTGGCCCATATTGTTTCCATCCAGTCGCGAAATACGGCCGCGCTGGGAACTAACGGGTTCTCAATAGCGGAGAGCAGATCGGACGCCGCAAAGCTTATCTCCGCCCCGCCGGACTCGGACGTTTGCGACGACTGCCTCCGCGAGATGTTCGATCCGGCGGACAGGCGCCACCGATATCCGTTCATCAACTGCGTCAACTGCGGCCCGCGTTTCACCATCATAACGTCCGTGCCATACGACAGGCCGAACACCACGATGTCACACTTCGCCATGTGCAACGAATGCCGCGCCGAATACGGCAATCCGGCTGACCGGCGTTTCCACGCGCAACCTGTCGCATGCCCCGCGTGCGGCCCGAAGCTTGATTTGCGAGACGGCGGTTTCAACGTGATCCAATGCGCCGACCCTGTGAAGGAGACTATCGCAATACTGGCCGATGGGCGCGTGGTGGCGATCAAGGGGATCGGCGGGTATCACCTGGCCGTGGACGCTCTCAACGATGAATCAGTCGCCACCTTGCGCCAGCGCAAGCGCCGCGACGAAAAACCGTTCGCAATAATGGCCGGCTCTGTTGAAACGCTGAAACGTTTCGCGCATGTCTCCGGAAAGGAGGAGGCGCTTTTAAAAAGCCGCCCCCATCCCATCACGCTTTTGCGGAAGACCGGCGATTCCGTGATGGCCGCAGTGGCCCCGCGCAACAAATTGATCGGCGCCATGCTCCCCTACTCTCCTCTCCATCATCTGCTTTTCGACAATGCTCCTTTCGGCGCGCTGGTGATGACCAGCGCCAACGTGAGCGACGACCCCATCGTCCACACGGAAGATGACGCGCGTGACCGCCTCGCCGGGATCGCGGATTATTACCTCACGCACGACCGCCCCATCCACAACCGCGCCGACGATTCCATCGAAAAGGTGATGGACACCGGTCCTGTCATAATCCGCAGGTCGCGCGGCTACACCCCTGTCCCGGTGATGCTGGACAAGGAATATCCGGACATCCTTGCGGTGGGGGGCGAATTGAAAAACACCTTCTGCGTCGTCAAGGGGGACAGGGCGTACATAAGCCAGCACAACGGCGACCTTAAATACGAGTCCGCAATGGAAGCCTTCAAGGACGGCGTTGGGCGGATGCTCGATATCCTTGGCGCAAAACCGGAGGCGGTGGCCTTTGACATGCACCCCGATTACATGAGCGGCCATTTCGCCAGGGAGATGGACATCCCGGTCAAACACGGCGTTCAGCACCACCACGCCCACTTCGCCTCGCTGATGGCTGAAAAACATTTTGACGGCGAAGGGATCGGTATAATTTTCGACGGCACGGGATACGGCGCGGACGGGGCCATATGGGGTGGTGAATTTCTTACCGGCGGCGCGCGGGGGTTCAAAAGGCTCGGCGCCACGCGGCCCGTCCCTCTTTTGGGTGGCGACATGGCCGTGAAGGAGCCATACAGGATCGCGCTGGCCGTGCTTTTCGATCTTTTTGAAAATGACCTCCCGCCGCTTCCGCTGCAATGGCTCCGGGAGTTGGACTCAAATCGCATAGACTTGTTCCGCTCGATGGCCAAGCGAAGTGTCAACGCTCCTCTTTCCCACGGGATGGGCCGGATGTTCGACGCGGCCGCGGCGCTTTGCGGCGTGCGCCACATCTCCTCTTTCGAGGGGCAGGCGGCCATGGAGCTTGAAATGGCGGTTGCCAAGGGTGGGTTTGAAAGTTATCCTTTCTGGATAGAGCCTTATCTGGACATCGCGGCGCTGGATTTATCGCCCTCGTTCCGCGCCATCACCGGTGATCTGATTAAGGGGGTTCCGGCGGGGGTGATGGCGGCAAGGTTCCATGAGACCGTGGCGCGGGGAGCTTTGGCGATGACAAAGCAAATCCGCGATAAAACGGGGCTTGATGACGTTTTCCTTTCGGGCGGCGTGTTCCAGAACTCCGTGCTGACGGATAGGCTGAAATTTATTCTCGATGCTGAGGGTTTCAGGGTCTTCACCCATGGCCGGGCCCCGTCCAACGACGGCGGCATATCGCTCGGCCAGGCCCTCATCACCGCAAAAATGATAGGATGATTCAAGAAGGAGGGGGGACAGATGTGCGTAGCGGCGCCGATGAAGGTTGTGGAGGTGGGCGAATACAGTTGTGTGGCGGAGATAGACGGAGTCCGCAAGAGCGCCAGCATC
Coding sequences within:
- a CDS encoding helix-turn-helix domain-containing protein encodes the protein MKPADVRTLDHYALLNLPYSARQDEVERAYMHLTSVYAENSRACCGAISEVEREWIARRIQEAYDTLTDAARRAEYDATMRESGDHGRIGPKAASGPDGSHAEHQPARVEGGNGAVSRRKEPTVNPAFTSGAISGSHLRNIRLARGASLDEISAMTKVKKAYLEAIESENFKSFPAPVFLKGFLKAYAKALGLDPEEISSKYNAGG
- a CDS encoding hydrogenase maturation nickel metallochaperone HypA, whose amino-acid sequence is MSIAMNVARIVENEAREKNAARVTSVTVDLGELSGVAAEALEFCYEAAVKGTLAEGSRLIINRIAPQAVCSGCQEKFSPQAAFFECPRCGEFGAKLAAGEELCVREMEIG
- a CDS encoding leucyl aminopeptidase; this encodes MKFIVSACDLAKVKTEGLVVPMFEGEKIAGDIKTLDGALGGFIARSAKNGVFEGKYGQSLSTDSLGNAPAGKITLAGMGKREELTLERVRQAAGGSARTMRNAGIRNFATGLAMIRPGGVDEQSVAQAVAEGTTLALYSFENFKSEKSKKKIENILAAARSKSDEPRLQKGVDKGVILAEAACMARDLINLPGNVVTPTYLAEKARETANKYRLKCTVFGPKEIEKRKMGGLMAVAKGSRQPARFIILEYMKGPKNQKPVALVGKGLTFDTGGISIKPSERMEEMKADMSGGAAVIGAIRAAAALKLKANIVGLIPSTENMPGGSATKPGDVATSLSGVTMEIINTDAEGRLILSDALAYSKKFDPDCVVDIATLTGACMVALGYYASGLFGNDDQLIEQIREAGEATGERCWPMPLWPEYEEQIKSEVADIKNVGPRWGGAITAAAFLKKHVSGKWAHLDIAGTAYNTEKGRPYLSYGGVGIGVRQMISFIEKRLGL
- the hypF gene encoding carbamoyltransferase HypF: MSHDPALVRNVITVTGVVQGVGFRPFIFNLAARLGVCGHVQNTSRGVEIEAEGNSGAVESFERAITENAPPLAHIVSIQSRNTAALGTNGFSIAESRSDAAKLISAPPDSDVCDDCLREMFDPADRRHRYPFINCVNCGPRFTIITSVPYDRPNTTMSHFAMCNECRAEYGNPADRRFHAQPVACPACGPKLDLRDGGFNVIQCADPVKETIAILADGRVVAIKGIGGYHLAVDALNDESVATLRQRKRRDEKPFAIMAGSVETLKRFAHVSGKEEALLKSRPHPITLLRKTGDSVMAAVAPRNKLIGAMLPYSPLHHLLFDNAPFGALVMTSANVSDDPIVHTEDDARDRLAGIADYYLTHDRPIHNRADDSIEKVMDTGPVIIRRSRGYTPVPVMLDKEYPDILAVGGELKNTFCVVKGDRAYISQHNGDLKYESAMEAFKDGVGRMLDILGAKPEAVAFDMHPDYMSGHFAREMDIPVKHGVQHHHAHFASLMAEKHFDGEGIGIIFDGTGYGADGAIWGGEFLTGGARGFKRLGATRPVPLLGGDMAVKEPYRIALAVLFDLFENDLPPLPLQWLRELDSNRIDLFRSMAKRSVNAPLSHGMGRMFDAAAALCGVRHISSFEGQAAMELEMAVAKGGFESYPFWIEPYLDIAALDLSPSFRAITGDLIKGVPAGVMAARFHETVARGALAMTKQIRDKTGLDDVFLSGGVFQNSVLTDRLKFILDAEGFRVFTHGRAPSNDGGISLGQALITAKMIG
- a CDS encoding P-loop NTPase, giving the protein MDASGASPFKFGAWAGIARHGEKLILSDIEAGLEKIIWTFGGGKGGCGKTFIAANLAISLAKEGSEVVLFDGGFGSANAHSALGIKPPTKTLSDFTRGDVADLADLLVPSPVKHLSLLPAAADFLTAANISYALKSKIIKRMKTLKCDHLLVDIGPGVNFNGVDLFLESDAGVIVITPEPAAIELAYRFIRAAVYRRLKASADRPLFEQIVDEYLESRKEGNLVAAVEGALEKIAKMDPAQAMRMERNLYGMDLYLVVNMARDHHDRYIGHSICEIVKKFYGLEMSYSGHIPYDDRATLSARRGRPFIREYEKSETTACFNLVLKDILGRVSEKMRAKVQQLNLINA
- a CDS encoding MBL fold metallo-hydrolase; amino-acid sequence: MTEEMDTSKPVEIADGIYWVGFNDKAAGFHCNPYLLIDGDQAILFDPGSVPHFPVVLSKVCRLVEFKQISHIIVTHQDPDLCAAIPRFEELIFGTGGECQVVAHSRATVLIAHYGVRSDFFHVDQNDWKLTLRSGRELKFIFTPYLHFPGAYMTYDTKSKILFSGDLFGGFSFDWSLYANDYYMEAMKAFHENYMPSNQILRSGMNKLDKLDISMIASQHGSIINKDVRKYIDALKNLDCGDYIYSQTE
- the hypB gene encoding hydrogenase nickel incorporation protein HypB, whose product is MTQVVQVKKDVLSKNARIAEENRRIFASRGLSVINFVSSPGAGKTTLLQRTINDLKAKTGFAVIEGDQETDNDAKKIAQTGVPVVQVNTLSACHLDAEMTRRGFDSLKLDGAAMLLIENVGNLVCPASYDLGEKMKVVVMSVTEGEDKPLKYPKMFRVSSALVMTKADLLPHVDYDLAMAVDYAKKVNPSLAVFTVSAKTGEGLGAWYDFLLSQRHEP